In Gimesia panareensis, the genomic window CGAGTACGCCAACGACTGTCTGCCCACCGGGATTCTGGGGCTGAACGGCGATCTGTTCCGCGAATACGTGCAGCACATTGCTGACCGTCGCCTGGAACGCATCGGCCTGCCCGCCCAGTACGGTTCTGCGAATCCGTTCCCCTGGATGAGCGAAACCATGGACCTCTCGAAGGAAAAGAACTTCTTCGAAACCCGCGTGACCGAATACCAGAGCTCCGGTTCTCTGACCTGGGACTGATTCGTCCGCGACACAAAAAGAAGGCACCCTCGAAGGGACCACCAGCCGGTGGTCCCTTTTTTTCATGCGCGTCGATGTCCGTTGACGTTGAGTGCCACTGCTCGGCTTGCCCGACAGTGCTGCTGAGATAAACATTTCCCACCTCCCATATCCTCCCTGCGTCTGAATCATCGGGTAACCCCGAATGCAATTCGGGGCGAGTATCGCGAGCAGGAAACTGACGGAGCAACGTTTCAAATGGCCCCCAATAACTCCTACCCTCTGAGCAGTCGGGTGCCATCCATGAGGAAGCTTCTGTCAAGACCGTAGTGAGAAGAACGCGGAATTATCCAACCATCCATCCGGCATCACTCACCTTGGCGAGGCGCCACTAGACAAATTACGGTGACTCCCATTCACTGCTACGGCATCGCAATGCGCCATGGCACCCGTCGGGATGTCACCTGAATCCCACTTTCGATCTCAACGTGAAACTTAATTCCCACACAACTCTTTGAATTACTTATCTAAACTGCAGTCGCTCAGACTGCCAGGCTCCGTTCTTTCCACAAGGTTCCATTTTTCAACATGGACCACATCACACGCACCAGGTAATGCGATGTGGCTACAATCGCAATTTTTTTCCTGTCTTTTTCCTGGCGATGAATCCGTTCATAATAGGCTTTAATCGTCGGTGAATATCGAATCCCCTGCCAAACCGCTTCGGTAACCAGATGTCGGACCTCTGCACACCCTTCCCGTGTGATATGCCCCAGTCGATTGGTACTCCCTGACTGATCCTGGATCGGGATCAGACCGAAGTAGGCCCCCACTTTCTTACTGTTGGCAAATCGATGCGGGTCATCCACAAAGGCCACGAATGCCTCAGCAGTGCGTAAGCCGATGCCGGGGATACTCTGCAATTGCTGCACGGCAATGTTCTCTTTCGAATAGCGGGCCAGTTCCGTTTCAACCAGCCTGGTTTGCCTCGTCAGTGTTTCGATCTCTTCTACCAGCATGTTCCGTTTCAGATTTTGCATCGGCTGTTTCAGATCTTTCTGTTTTAGCCATTCCATCCCCCGTATGGTCCAGAGACCAAACTCTTTGGGAACCCTGCAACCAACACTTCTCAGAAGCGAGCGAATTCCATTTTTAGCCCGGGTCCGTTTCTGAATCAGTTTGCCTCGGAATGTAATCAACTCTCTCCAGGCCCGCACGTCTGCAGTCGGGACATGAACGGTCGGAACTTCATCGAGAAACAATAGCTTGGCCAGCTTCTCTGCGTCCGCACGATCATTCTTTTGCTTGGAACGAAAAATCAATTTCAACAGTCCTGGATGAGCCACGGCAACACGAGAAGCAATCTTACTCAGAGCTTCAAAGTAGATGCCATAACCGGTACTGGCTTCAAAACAGACTTCGTATCGTCCCGGCAGGTTCATCAGAAATTGAATCACATCATCCAGGCATGGCAGCTGGCACCGCTGCAGCAGCTTACCATCCTTATTAAGTACACAAATCGTAATATGCTTGACATGCACATCTAAACCAACATACAACATCGTTGCCTCCGGCGGTGAGATTTCGTGAAACAAATTGTGAACGAACTTGTTACACGTTATTCGATCCGACGGAGGCTTCCTACATAGTTTCACTGCTCGGCTTGTCCGACAGTGCTGCTGAGATAAACATTTCCCACCTCCTATATCCTCCCTGACTACTGAATAAACTGGACTGGACCCAGACCTGCACCTGACCAGAATACCTGGTTATGCGTCGCGCGCGCGAGCAACACCTGTTTTTGACGGGAACATTCAGAACCGATGGCACAAGCACACTATAAAACCCGCTGGTTTCAGCACGATTTGAAAAACAACTGCTCATCGATGCACTCCGTTTCTTGCCAGTTTTTACCACTTATCCCCCGCTTATTACCGCATAAGATCCGCTTAAAACCATTAAAGTCACGTTTTAGCACGGAGACCCGCATAACAGAAAAAGTAGGGGCCGACCCATGTGTCGGCCCGCCTGGCGATATTCTGCTGGATGAATTTTTCAACGGAAACGTAAACCACCAGTGCCAGATCGGATAAACAACGGCGCCAACTCCCACGGGCGGACACATGGGGTCGATCCCTACCTGCAGGTTATAAAATTGGGCACTCCCATTTTATCCAACCGCACAGACGCACCAATCTACACACCCCGCACCAGAGGTGAATGAACAACCCCTTTTTAGACTATGCAAAAAAAGACTGGAATATTTTTGATAAACTGCATGTCGACCAAAACTAACTGTTGCAGAGACATAAGTTCATATTTATATTAAGGTTTATTAATATTAGAGTCGTCCCCTGATAAACTCCTACCTGGTATCTGCGCCCGATTACTCAGAACAACTAGTCTCTTTGCAATGACTTCACACGATCTGAGTACACAATTTTTTCCCTCCTTCATGATCATTCCTTTCAAAAGAAGAGGTACTCCATGAACCCACTACGCAAACTAAGAAGCGGATTTACTTTAATCGAACTCCTGGTTGTAATCGCCATCATTGCCATTCTGATCGCCCTGCTCCTGCCCGCGGTTCAGCAGGCACGTGAAGCAGCACGCCGCTCTACCTGCAAGAATAATATGAAGCAGCTTGGTCTGGCGCTGCACAATTATCACGACGCTCACTCCAAGTTTCCTTACTCGAGTGCCAACAATGCCATGGTCTGGAAGCAGTCCGGAGATCCGATCCTGAATCAATCAGGCTGGACGCTGCTGCTGCCCTATCTGGAACAGACTGCTCTCTACAATCAGTTCAACTTCAGCGCCGCCCAACGCAACAGTACGTTCAGTGGGTGGTCTTCGAACAGTTCGGGAACAGTGATGGGGGCGTCTGCTGACATTACCGCGAATATGCAACTGACAAAAAAAGTCCTCGCCGTTTTCAATTGTCCGAGTGATGATAACAATCAGACCTACAATTCAACGACTCCCTACTATGGCTGTGGTGTCTCAGGAAGTGCCATGACCAACTACGGGTTCAGTGTCAGCTCCGGCACAGGCCCCTGGGCGTTGTGGGGAAATGAAGGAAGAACCACGAGAGCTCTCTTCGGCGAGAATTCCGATTCCGATATTTCGAAGATCAAGGATGGCACCAGTAATACCGTCATGGTGTGCGAAACGACCCGTCAGGTGCGGGATGGAACAGGTAACTACTGGGGCTGTAGCGTCTACGCGGGAAATGGCGTCAACCTGGCCCACAGCCGCGGAATCAACTACTGGCTCTGTTGCTCCTGGACTCCTCCAATGACGGAACGGCCGGGCGTACTGGGATCTTACAGTATGCCCGGAAGTTCCCATGTCGGAGGTTGTATGATCCTGCTCGCGGATGGCGCTGTGCGTTTTATCAGCGAGAACACCGATGCCAGTATCCGCACCGGCCTCTCCAGAATCAGAGACGGACAGGTGCTCGGTGAGTTCTGATCTGGGAATTTGTTTTCCGGTATGTTCCACGCTCACGGATGAGGAAACCCGTGAGCGGCGGACTCTTTTTTTCTTAATCAAGCCTGCTTTTTTTCTCTGGTGGAACGACATGAGTGCCTGCTCTGATACGACGCTTAAAATGAAATTAACTCGAGGATTCGTGATTCCTTTCGCGATGATGTTTGCTGCTCTTTCCGGTTGCGGTGGTTCGGATTCCGGTCCCGGCATTGATATGATTCCTGTTTCGGGATCCGTGACGATGGATGGTAAACCGCTCGTCGGTGCAATGGTGGAATTTCATCCTACTGGCGGAACGAAAGGAAACGGAGCATTTGGCCTGACCGATGAAGCAGGCAAGTTTACTTTGACTGACTTTCATTCGAATCCGGGGTGCCCTCCCGGGGAGTACGGCGTGACCTTCTCAAAGCTCACGCAACCGGACGGGTCTCCGATCCCTCCCGATTCCCCACAAGGTGGTGTCGGGATGAAAGAACAGATTCCCCCTGCCTATAACCTGTTCAAGCCCCATTCGATCGTCCAGGCAGCCACCGTCAAATCGCCTGAATCGACATTCGAATTTCAACTCGACTCAAAATTCAAACCCCCGCAGTCGTTTTATCAAGAATAGTCATCGAGTCTCAAAGTGTGCCCGGGACGCGTCATGATTTTCGCCCGGAGAGACAGTACAGGGAACAGAACTCATTAAATAAGAGCCCTGCCCACCAGTCTCGCATAACAGAAAAAGTAGGGGCCGACCCATGTGTCGGCCCGCCTGGCGAAGAACAATGCATCATTAGCGGGCAATCGGAAAAAGTTCGATTTCCATTTATCAGAAACACCACCAAAACAGGGTGCCACTGCTCGGCTTGCCCGACAGTGCTGTCACCAATGCTCCCCAGGATACAATGAAGGGGTAAGCCCGGATGTAATCCGGGCCGAGCACAGCGAGCAGGAGGTCGCAGCTTCCGCGTACGATTCCCTGTAACCACTCCTGTTTTATCCAATCGCACGTACGCACCAATCTGAATACCCCGCACCATGCAGCAGGGCGGCACCATCGCGTCGTGCCCACAGTCTTCAAGAACCACTCACCAAAATGAGCGGAATGGCGCCAGGTAGCGTTTATTTAATAGTTTTCAGCGTGATCATGAGGTCGTTAGCGTTAGCTATGTAAGTATTCACCGTGGCCGGGGGTATGCTGTTACTTTTGTTTTCAGGACTTCAACAGCAGAAAAGCAAAATTAGCCGCAGGGCGTTAGCCCCGGTTGAAACGACTTTGGTATAGACCATCCGAATTAAGAAACGCTACCTGGCCACCGGTTTGATATCAGCGACCCAACCCTGGAATCAGCGGCGGACGCACGCGCTCTCCCCCAACCTGAAATTTTGGTGATCCAAATGCGTCCATCCTGCGTTAAACTGCGATCGGCCTGTTTAAAACATGACTTACTGGAGATTCTAATGAGCACAACACCGCATTGCCCTGACTGCGAAAAAGAGATGGAAAAAGGATTTATCCCGGATAATATGTTCCTGGGAGCCCTGCAAACGGTGTGGCATCCAGGCGATCCTGAAAGCGCGGGCGACACCTTTTTCGGGATGAAGGTGAAGAATAGAACTAAGACGGTTCATGTGGATCAATCCGGAACGAGAAAGATCACAACCTACCGCTGCCCCGCCTGTGGTCTGCTGCGGTCGTATACGGAGTGACTGATTGGCTGGGTTTGTTAGAATTGGACCAGATTATTTAACTGCTTTTTCTACTTTCGAATAGGTAGAGAAAAAAAGAGTTCAGGACTCTTAAAAAAAGACAGGACTCTTAAAAAAAGATGAAGAAATTAGCATAACATCTTTTTAGTCATGACAGCGTTCTCAATAGATTTCACGTCCAACTATCTGGAGCGTTACAGGAGCAAGCACCATGCCCTCAAGGCGAATTCGATTATCCATCGCATCTTGTTTAACTTTGTTTTCAGCAATCATCCCAACCGAAATCCTTTCAGCGTCGGATACTGAATCGATCAAGGTTGAAGTAAAGGAAAACGTTGCCGTGCCGATGCGCGACGGAGTCATCCTGAGAGCAAACGTTTTCCGGCCCGATCGTGGCGGCCCTTACCCCGTTTTAGTAATGCGTACACCCTACGGAAAGTCGAGTCGAATGGATCGCTATGTCAAAGCGGGTTATATCGTCGTGTCCCAGGATGCGCGTGGACGATACGATTCGGATGGGGAGTGGGAGTCATTTGTACGTTTCAAAACGCATGATGCGGAAGACGGGTACGATACGGTCGAATGGGCGGCAAAGCTGGAAGGTTCCAACGGAAAAGTCGGCACGTTTGGAGGGTCCTACAATGCCTTCCTGCAATGGCGATTAGCCCCATTGAGGCCACCCTCACTGGTCGCCATGTGCGCCTATAGTATTCCGGCGCGCTATACCGATCTGGAAGGTCCGGGCACGATCCGACCCGGGCGTCGGCTCCATTGGTGGTCCGTCTCCATGTCGCCGGACATGCGCCGTCGTGCGGAACGGGAAGGCACTCACGCGCGCGCTGCAGCACAAAAAGAGTGGACTTCTGGGAAGTCCGAGCACTGGCTGAATTTCCTCCCCTACCTGGATTTGCCGCAAGAAGTCTTCGAGGATGAAATCAAGCCTGTCCGTGACTGGCTGAAGAATCCTCATACAGATCCCTGGAAGCTACACAAAGCCGTGAATGAAATCACGGTCCCGAATTTAAATATCATTGGCTGGTGGGACCATTGCAACGGAGACCTGATGCTGGATCGTGCCATCAGGTCGGAGGGGGGTAGTAAGGTTGCACGCAATGGCTCGCGCACGATCGTCGGCCCCTGGTCTCACGCAGGTCTGGGCCGCCGCCGCTACGGGAACATCGATTTTGGCCCACAGGCCGTCTTTGATATGACGGATTACCAGATACGCTGGTTTGATTATTGGCTGAAGGGAAAGCAGAACGGCATCGATAAGACCTCTTCATATCGCATCTTTGTCATGGGAGACAACGCATGGCGTGACGAGCCCGATTGGCCCCTGCAGCGGGCCCAGGACAAGGTCCTCTATCTCGGCAGCGCTGACGGAGCGAACACTCCCGCCGGCGATGGGAAGCTGGCGGTCGATTTACCGTCGCAACAGGGCACTGACACTTATCGCTACGATCCCGCTAACCCGGTGCCTTCACTGCATGGGGAACGATTATTTCAAATTCCTACGGACCAGCGGCCTTTAGCCAAACGTCAGGATATTCTGGTTTATCAAACGGATCCCCTGGCTGAGCGCATTGAAGTGACAGGAAATCCCACTGTGGAGTTGTACGCCGCATCGTCTGCACCCGATACTGATTTCATTGTTCGATTGATCGATGTGCACCCGGACGGACTGGCACGCGATGTGTCGATGGGGGTGGTTCGGGCCAGGTATCGCGAGGGACTCGATCAGCCGAGTCTGATTCAACCGGACTCGGTAGTGAAATACACGATCCGCATGAACCCCACGTCGAATGCATTTCTGCCCGGTCACAGGATTCGCCTGGATATCACAAGTTCGGACTTCCCGAATTACGATCGCAATCACAACACGGCAGCAAATCAAAACGCCGACGCAGAACTGAAGATCGCCGACCAGACCATTTATTTCGGCAGCAAATACCCCACCAGAATCGTACTGCCATGGATAAAGAGTGAATGACAGACGCTATTGCCAGGCGGCACAGTTCTCGTATCGGGCGACAAGGCTGCTCAGTTGACGCCTGTCGTGACAGAAAAAGAACATTCAAAGGGGGCAGGACTCTTAAGAAAGAGACCTGACCACTTTAATGACCACTCATGAAAAGTAACCCAATGAATTTTGATGAGTTGATTGAGGCCATGTGTGCCCGTGACAAGTATGACGACTTTGGAAATCTTGCCTGGACGATCTACACGGACAATCCTGAGAAATTTTATTCTGATTTCTTCGACAAAGTCAGACAGTTCCTCAAGGAAGGGGGCGAT contains:
- a CDS encoding IS110 family RNA-guided transposase, which produces MLYVGLDVHVKHITICVLNKDGKLLQRCQLPCLDDVIQFLMNLPGRYEVCFEASTGYGIYFEALSKIASRVAVAHPGLLKLIFRSKQKNDRADAEKLAKLLFLDEVPTVHVPTADVRAWRELITFRGKLIQKRTRAKNGIRSLLRSVGCRVPKEFGLWTIRGMEWLKQKDLKQPMQNLKRNMLVEEIETLTRQTRLVETELARYSKENIAVQQLQSIPGIGLRTAEAFVAFVDDPHRFANSKKVGAYFGLIPIQDQSGSTNRLGHITREGCAEVRHLVTEAVWQGIRYSPTIKAYYERIHRQEKDRKKIAIVATSHYLVRVMWSMLKNGTLWKERSLAV
- a CDS encoding DUF1559 domain-containing protein, which encodes MNPLRKLRSGFTLIELLVVIAIIAILIALLLPAVQQAREAARRSTCKNNMKQLGLALHNYHDAHSKFPYSSANNAMVWKQSGDPILNQSGWTLLLPYLEQTALYNQFNFSAAQRNSTFSGWSSNSSGTVMGASADITANMQLTKKVLAVFNCPSDDNNQTYNSTTPYYGCGVSGSAMTNYGFSVSSGTGPWALWGNEGRTTRALFGENSDSDISKIKDGTSNTVMVCETTRQVRDGTGNYWGCSVYAGNGVNLAHSRGINYWLCCSWTPPMTERPGVLGSYSMPGSSHVGGCMILLADGAVRFISENTDASIRTGLSRIRDGQVLGEF
- a CDS encoding carboxypeptidase-like regulatory domain-containing protein translates to MSACSDTTLKMKLTRGFVIPFAMMFAALSGCGGSDSGPGIDMIPVSGSVTMDGKPLVGAMVEFHPTGGTKGNGAFGLTDEAGKFTLTDFHSNPGCPPGEYGVTFSKLTQPDGSPIPPDSPQGGVGMKEQIPPAYNLFKPHSIVQAATVKSPESTFEFQLDSKFKPPQSFYQE
- a CDS encoding PF20097 family protein; protein product: MSTTPHCPDCEKEMEKGFIPDNMFLGALQTVWHPGDPESAGDTFFGMKVKNRTKTVHVDQSGTRKITTYRCPACGLLRSYTE
- a CDS encoding CocE/NonD family hydrolase encodes the protein MRDGVILRANVFRPDRGGPYPVLVMRTPYGKSSRMDRYVKAGYIVVSQDARGRYDSDGEWESFVRFKTHDAEDGYDTVEWAAKLEGSNGKVGTFGGSYNAFLQWRLAPLRPPSLVAMCAYSIPARYTDLEGPGTIRPGRRLHWWSVSMSPDMRRRAEREGTHARAAAQKEWTSGKSEHWLNFLPYLDLPQEVFEDEIKPVRDWLKNPHTDPWKLHKAVNEITVPNLNIIGWWDHCNGDLMLDRAIRSEGGSKVARNGSRTIVGPWSHAGLGRRRYGNIDFGPQAVFDMTDYQIRWFDYWLKGKQNGIDKTSSYRIFVMGDNAWRDEPDWPLQRAQDKVLYLGSADGANTPAGDGKLAVDLPSQQGTDTYRYDPANPVPSLHGERLFQIPTDQRPLAKRQDILVYQTDPLAERIEVTGNPTVELYAASSAPDTDFIVRLIDVHPDGLARDVSMGVVRARYREGLDQPSLIQPDSVVKYTIRMNPTSNAFLPGHRIRLDITSSDFPNYDRNHNTAANQNADAELKIADQTIYFGSKYPTRIVLPWIKSE